In the Pseudochaenichthys georgianus chromosome 1, fPseGeo1.2, whole genome shotgun sequence genome, one interval contains:
- the LOC139434264 gene encoding noelin-2-like, giving the protein MVVVSDCRMCGGREFQSLGAVQLKARAPMVTRRGVGTVSRLDSNSLEVLRSWDTGFPKRSAGESFMICGTLYVTNSHLAGAKVHFAYHTNTSSYEYTDIPFHNQYSHISMMDYNPRERALYTWNNGHQVLYNVTLFHVIRSDG; this is encoded by the exons ATGGTGGttgtgtctgactgtcggatgtgcggggggagggagttccagagtctgggagcagtgcagctaaaagcccgagCACCCATGGTGACGAGGCGTGGGGTGGGGACG GTGAGTCGTCTGGACTCTAACTCCCTGGAAGTCCTCCGCAGCTGGGACACGGGGTTTCCTAAGCGCAGCGCAGGGGAGTCCTTCATGATCTGCGGCACGCTGTACGTCACCAACTCCCACCTGGCCGGGGCCAAGGTTCACTTCGCCTACCACACCAACACCTCCTCGTACGAGTACACCGACATCCCGTTCCACAACCAGTACTCTCACATCAGCATGATGGACTACAACCCGCGAGAGAGAGCGCTGTACACCTGGAACAACGGACACCAGGTGCTGTACAACGTCACTCTGTTTCACGTCATCAGGAGCGACGGATAG